In Thermodesulfobacteriota bacterium, the genomic window CTGAAACTTCAATTTTAGCCATATTTAATTCTATTTTTTTTATACCAATCGAAAAAAAACCCTCTTCTTCCTTATCTAACCTTTCTTGTCCGAGTTCAGTGATAAGCTTCTTAAGTTTCTCGAACCCGACTTTGGGTAATGATAAGTCTGCATCATTAATCACTATTTCTTCAATTTCCATTTTACCTTTGATTATTGATGATGTTATATCTGGTTTGATAATTAATTCTCCGATCTTGATTGGATAAGCATTAAGATCAGTTGAGTCAAAAATCTCTATGTTCTCGACTTCGAGACCGGCTAAAAAACCAAATGCAATGTCACCGATCTTGACTTCATAACCCTTTTCTCTGGAAATATCTACTACCAGGCTTTGAACTTTTTCGGCTAAGTAAAACTTTGAAAATAAGAAAACGGAGACGAGCAAGAGTGAAAAGACAATCGCAACAATTGTTAAAAAATATTTTGCAATACCTTTCCGGAGAGCCGGCATACTTCGGATATTATATTAGTAATAGCTTGAATTAAAAGGAGACTAAAAAAATCAGAAAACGAAACTAAGGGGTGTTCGGTTCATAACAGGCTAAGAATCCGTGATATAAATTCAGCTTAAAAATTCGCCTATCTCCAAGACACATATCTTGTGTCTTTAATATGGTTGTAATAGGCTAAAACCTTTTCAACATATGCCTCAGTTTCAGGATACGGCGGAATCTCATATCCATATTTTATTACTGCGTCCTTACCGGCATTGTATGCAGAAAGCACAAGCTCTAAGTCACCCTCGAAATATTCCATTAAGTCTCTCAGATGCCTGACTCCTCCGTCGATGTTATCTTCAGGATCAAAGGGATCTTCTACTCCATATATACTTGCAGTCTCAGGAATGAGCTGCATCATGCCCATCGCTTTTTTCGGCGAAACAGCTTGCGGATTGAAATTCGACTCCATCTTTATCACTGCCTTAATTAGATAAGGATCTACACCGTATCTTTCACTTGCACTCAATATTTCATTTTCAAACTCCGACTGAAAATGATCATATTCAATACTATCTCTAAACGTTTTATCTATAACATTAAACCTTGCAAGCGGCGATGGAACGCTGAAAGTTCTCTCGGATGGGACATTATTACACTCGAGCGTTTCAAATCTCAAATTACTCTTAAGTATGACCATACAACTTGACACCCCCGTGATAGTTGCATACTCATCATTAGCCAGAGGAATCACATCACCCTGAGAATAAGTCTTGAGCTTACCGGTAACATGATTTTTAATTATCGCCTTTGAAGTCGAGCCCCCGGCACCAATAGTGCCAAGAAGCATTAATTGATCTTGTTCAAAACCCTGTGAATAGAACGGATAGAGAAGAAAAGTCCATAAAACTGTGACAAAGGCTACATGAGAACTTCTCATTTGCGACATATACTATCAAAGATGAACAACAAATACAATACAAAACTTTTATGAACGAAATCTAGACACAATTAGCCCAGCTATTTGGTGTCAAACCAGATCGCTACCCATCCGCTTTCAGAATACTCGTTATTTACCCTGAAGCCTGTTTTTGCATACGCAGTTACCAGTGCTTCCTTCTTCATCTCATAGATTCCAGAAACAAGGAGAATGCCTTCCCTTTCTAACATGGATTTAAAACCATCTACCATAGTCAGAAGATCATCAGTAACAATATTTGCTATAATTAATTCAAATCTCCCTCGAACATCTTCCAAAGATCCATACTGTACACGACCTATAGAACTCAAATTGTTCTTCTCAAAATTCACCTCAGCCTCTTTCACCGCTATCGGATCGA contains:
- a CDS encoding lytic transglycosylase domain-containing protein — its product is MRSSHVAFVTVLWTFLLYPFYSQGFEQDQLMLLGTIGAGGSTSKAIIKNHVTGKLKTYSQGDVIPLANDEYATITGVSSCMVILKSNLRFETLECNNVPSERTFSVPSPLARFNVIDKTFRDSIEYDHFQSEFENEILSASERYGVDPYLIKAVIKMESNFNPQAVSPKKAMGMMQLIPETASIYGVEDPFDPEDNIDGGVRHLRDLMEYFEGDLELVLSAYNAGKDAVIKYGYEIPPYPETEAYVEKVLAYYNHIKDTRYVSWR
- a CDS encoding 50S ribosomal protein L11 methyltransferase; the encoded protein is MRPYKPYVEFRLTESRIRLKTPEGENRIIEISPGSSFGAEHPTTRLCIMGLEEIFKNGILKKVLDFGCGSGVLGVCAASLGAESVLAVDIDPIAVKEAEVNFEKNNLSSIGRVQYGSLEDVRGRFELIIANIVTDDLLTMVDGFKSMLEREGILLVSGIYEMKKEALVTAYAKTGFRVNNEYSESGWVAIWFDTK